From a region of the Lactuca sativa cultivar Salinas chromosome 4, Lsat_Salinas_v11, whole genome shotgun sequence genome:
- the LOC111882129 gene encoding uncharacterized protein LOC111882129 isoform X2, which yields MNVAIIKKTKDLNRLSLAQIMAIIKACDLDDKQREINHINSYSFANLGIQSKYAFSSFTNPQVPPFVVPQSSFVTPQSSFVAQSSFTAPQPYPQVASSSKTNVPVPTQIHVSKENEENLALATGLVNCYNAFVAGELPPQSSFADLDQIHPEDVEEMDITWQITMAVFRAKQFSKKTGKSNWGMNAKKKIGFNKTKLRCFNCHEPDNFARKCLKPDIRENHERTMVSVGNNRQATTSNQTANLVVVAQSFDWDDQIQALDISGPENAHLAQINDITKGEVEIDPEEEMMNLQFAFMVQNTPELENFEIRQ from the exons atgaatgtagctatcatcaagaaaacaaaagacctTAATCGACTTAGTTTGGCTCAAATCATGGCCATCATTAAAGCTTGTGATCTGGATGACAAACAAAGAGAGATCAATCACATTAATTCCTATTCTTTTGCCAATCTTGGAATTCAGTCAAAATATGCTTTCTCATCTTTCACCAATCCTCAAGTTCCACCATTTGTTGTTCCTCAGTCATCATTTGTTACTCCTCAGTCATCTTTTGTTGCTCAATCATCATTTACTGCTCCCCAACCTTATCCCCAAGTTGCTTCTTCTTCAAAGACAAACGTTCCAGTTCCTACACAAATTCATGTTTCCAAAGAGAATGAAGAGAACTTGGCTCTTGCAACTGGTCTGGTTAACTGTTATAATGCTTTTGTGGCAGGTGAACTGCCTCCTCAGTCGTCATTTGCTGATTTGGATCAAATTCACCCTGAAGATGTGGAGGAAATGGATATAACCTGGCAAATTACTATGGCGGTATTCCGTGCAAAACAGTTCTCCAAGAAGACTGGCAAGAGTAACTGGGGAATGAATGCAAAGAAGAAAATAGGATTCAACAAAACTAAGCTCCGTTGTTTTAACTGTCATGAACCTGATAATTTTGCCAGAAAATGCCTAAAGCCTGATATAAGAGAAAATCATGAAAGAACGATGGTGTCAGTTGGCAACAACAGGCAAGCTACAACCAGCAATCAAACTGCGAATCTAGTTGTGGTAGCACAGTCATTTGATTGGGATGACCAAATTCAAGCCTTGGACATCTCAGGACCTGAAAATGCGCATCTTGCTCAAATCAACGACATTACCAAAGGAGAAGTTGAGATAGATCCAGAGGAGGAGATGATGAATCTTCAGTTTGCATTCATGGTTCAAAATACACCAGAACTTGAAAATTTTGAG ATTCGCCAGTAA
- the LOC111882129 gene encoding uncharacterized protein LOC111882129 isoform X1, which translates to MNVAIIKKTKDLNRLSLAQIMAIIKACDLDDKQREINHINSYSFANLGIQSKYAFSSFTNPQVPPFVVPQSSFVTPQSSFVAQSSFTAPQPYPQVASSSKTNVPVPTQIHVSKENEENLALATGLVNCYNAFVAGELPPQSSFADLDQIHPEDVEEMDITWQITMAVFRAKQFSKKTGKSNWGMNAKKKIGFNKTKLRCFNCHEPDNFARKCLKPDIRENHERTMVSVGNNRQATTSNQTANLVVVAQSFDWDDQIQALDISGPENAHLAQINDITKGEVEIDPEEEMMNLQFAFMVQNTPELENFEEQLRRNVAGPWYADSDCSRHMT; encoded by the exons atgaatgtagctatcatcaagaaaacaaaagacctTAATCGACTTAGTTTGGCTCAAATCATGGCCATCATTAAAGCTTGTGATCTGGATGACAAACAAAGAGAGATCAATCACATTAATTCCTATTCTTTTGCCAATCTTGGAATTCAGTCAAAATATGCTTTCTCATCTTTCACCAATCCTCAAGTTCCACCATTTGTTGTTCCTCAGTCATCATTTGTTACTCCTCAGTCATCTTTTGTTGCTCAATCATCATTTACTGCTCCCCAACCTTATCCCCAAGTTGCTTCTTCTTCAAAGACAAACGTTCCAGTTCCTACACAAATTCATGTTTCCAAAGAGAATGAAGAGAACTTGGCTCTTGCAACTGGTCTGGTTAACTGTTATAATGCTTTTGTGGCAGGTGAACTGCCTCCTCAGTCGTCATTTGCTGATTTGGATCAAATTCACCCTGAAGATGTGGAGGAAATGGATATAACCTGGCAAATTACTATGGCGGTATTCCGTGCAAAACAGTTCTCCAAGAAGACTGGCAAGAGTAACTGGGGAATGAATGCAAAGAAGAAAATAGGATTCAACAAAACTAAGCTCCGTTGTTTTAACTGTCATGAACCTGATAATTTTGCCAGAAAATGCCTAAAGCCTGATATAAGAGAAAATCATGAAAGAACGATGGTGTCAGTTGGCAACAACAGGCAAGCTACAACCAGCAATCAAACTGCGAATCTAGTTGTGGTAGCACAGTCATTTGATTGGGATGACCAAATTCAAGCCTTGGACATCTCAGGACCTGAAAATGCGCATCTTGCTCAAATCAACGACATTACCAAAGGAGAAGTTGAGATAGATCCAGAGGAGGAGATGATGAATCTTCAGTTTGCATTCATGGTTCAAAATACACCAGAACTTGAAAATTTTGAG GAACAACTGCGGAGGAATGTCGCCGGACCTTGGTATGCCGACAGCgattgttccaggcacatgacatGA